One window of the Verrucomicrobiota bacterium genome contains the following:
- a CDS encoding DUF2200 domain-containing protein produces MKFASVYPLYVAKAEKKGRRKSEVDAVICWLTGYSQRELEGQIKKQTDFETFFKEAPKLNPCRTLIKGVICGVRVEDIQEPLMREVRYLDKLVDELAKGKAMEKILRA; encoded by the coding sequence ATGAAGTTCGCAAGCGTCTATCCGCTCTATGTCGCAAAGGCAGAGAAAAAGGGGCGCAGAAAGTCGGAGGTGGATGCCGTCATTTGCTGGCTGACAGGCTACAGTCAGCGAGAGTTGGAGGGCCAAATAAAAAAGCAGACAGACTTTGAAACCTTCTTCAAGGAGGCTCCGAAGCTGAATCCTTGCCGAACGTTGATCAAAGGCGTCATTTGCGGCGTCCGTGTCGAAGACATTCAAGAGCCCTTGATGCGGGAGGTGCGCTATCTGGATAAATTGGTCGATGAATTGGCCAAGGGGAAGGCAATGGAAAAGATTTTGAGGGCCTGA
- a CDS encoding peptide chain release factor-like protein — MNPLSADHRPDTDLARRMSALGIRESDIEESFVRSGGHGGQNVNKTSTCVVLTHRPSGVQVKCQTTRHQGQNRLLARRLLLDKIESQRRAEANARRSEVEKTRRRNRPPSAAAKRRMLQDKSHRASKKEYRRRVGFE, encoded by the coding sequence ATGAACCCTTTATCTGCCGATCACAGACCGGACACAGACCTCGCGCGGCGCATGTCCGCTCTGGGCATCCGGGAATCCGACATTGAGGAGAGCTTCGTGCGCTCCGGCGGGCATGGCGGCCAGAACGTCAACAAAACTTCGACCTGCGTGGTGTTGACCCATCGTCCGAGCGGCGTTCAGGTGAAATGCCAGACCACGCGTCATCAAGGACAAAACCGCCTGCTCGCCCGCCGACTGTTGCTGGACAAGATCGAATCCCAACGCAGAGCCGAGGCCAATGCCCGGCGTTCCGAGGTCGAGAAAACCCGCCGGCGAAACCGCCCGCCCAGCGCGGCGGCGAAGCGCCGCATGCTCCAGGACAAATCGCATCGCGCATCTAAGAAGGAATACCGACGGCGGGTTGGTTTTGAGTAG